The Gemmatimonas sp. region GGTCGGTGCACTGACGATGATGCTGGGACTCGTCTGGCACTGGGTGTTTCCGATCAACAAGAGCATCTGGACCAGCTCGTACGTCGTGTTTACGGCGGGTATGGGCGCCGTCTCGCTCGCGACTTGCATGTGGATCATCGACGTGATGCAGGTGCGACGCTGGACGTTTCCGTTCGTCGTATATGGTACCAACCCCATGCTCGCGTTTCTGGGGTCCGGATTGATGGCGCGTATCACCTCATCGATCTGGACCTGGGAGACAAGTACCGGCAGTCGGATCTCGGCGCAGGGATTCGTGTTCAACACCCTGTACGCCTCGTGGCTTCCGCTGCGGGAAGCTTCGTTCGCGTACGCCCTCAGCTTCGTCGCCCTCTGGTTCCTGATTCTTTGGGGCGCATGGAAGCGTGGGTTCGTCCTCAAGGTCTGACGATGACGCCTTTCCGGCTCACCAGTACCGTTCGCCGTCGTACGCTCGCCCTGTTCGCGGGCCTTCTTGTCGTCGCGCCGCCTCACGCCGAGGCGAACGCCGCCTCCGGGTCCGCATCGGCGACCGCGATCACCGCGCTGGCGGTGCAGTCGCGATCGACGAGGCAAACCAAGCGCCCCACCCCCAAGAAGAAGACGCCGGCGAAGCGCAGCACTCGCAGCACACGCGCGGGCCGTACCCGCGCGCCCATCGTCCCAGTGTTGCGCTTCACGTCCCCACGTGGCGAAGCGGCGCTCACCAGCGATCTGACCACGTTGCTGGGCAGTCGCACGAAGAACGGGGCATGGGGCGCGATGGTGATCAGCATTTCGCGCGGCGATACGCTGTTTGCGCACGGAGCTGACAGCAAGATGGTGCCGGCCAGCACCATGAAATTGTTCACCTCCGCCATCGCGTTCGAAAAGCTTGGCCCTGAACACACGTTCAGTACCGATGTGCTGCGCGACGGGCCGCTGGAGGCCAATGGGGTGGTGCGGGGCAACCTCGTGCTCCGCGGTGATGGCGACCCGTCGCTGTCGCCGCGCTTCGTGCGTGGTGGCCCCGACGCGTCGATGAGCATGTTGGCGCGCTTTGTGGCTGGCGCCGGCATCAAGCGCGTCACCGGCGACCTGGTGGCCGACGCCTCGGCGCTCGAGCTGCGCGGCATCCCCGAGGGCTGGCTCACGCGCTACGCTGGTGCCGGCTACGCGGCCCCGTTCTCGGCGCTCACGCTCAATGAGAACATCGTGATCGTGGGTGTCACGGCGGGCGGCTCGGGCGGCGCGGCCACGGTGTTCCTCGAACCGGCCACCCGGGGGCTGACCATCACCAACACGGTGCGCACCGTGGCCGGCAGCAGCACGCGCATCAGCGCCCATCGCGCCGGCAACGATCGCGTGGTGGTCTCGGGCACGATCGGCGCGCGCGCCGGTACGGTGCGCTATCAACTCGTGGTCGGCGATCCGGCCACGTTCACCGGCGGGGCGTTCCGCGCCGCGCTGGAGGAGCAGGGCATCACGGTGGACGGCGCCCTGCGCGTGGGGCGCACCCCGGACAACGCGACGCTCGTGACGAGCTTGCCATCGCCGCCGCTGGCGCGCCTGATCTCGACAATGAACCGCGAGAGCATCAACATCTTTGCCGAACTCCTGTTCCGCGGCGCGGCGCGTGGCGCCGACAAGCAGACGCTGGGATCGGCCGAGAATGCATCGGCCACCCTGAACGAGTTCATGGTACGCCAAGTCGGTGCCGCGCCCGACGCGGTGAGCGTCACTGATGGCAGCGGCCTGTCCGTCCTCGACCGCGTCACCCCGCGCAGCCTGGTGCAGTTGCTGGCCCACGCCCACCGTGCCCCCTGGGGCAGCGCGTTCCACGCGTCGTTGCCGGTGGCCGGTGAATCCGAACTGCTGCGCAACCGCATGCGCGCCACGCCGGCCCAAGGCAACCTGCACGCGAAGACCGGCACGACGAACGACGTGATCGGCCTGTCGGGCTATGTGACCGCTGAAAACGGCGAAATCCTGGCCTTCGCGTTCCTGTACAACGGTAAGGATCGCTGGCACGCCCGCGAGACGATCGACGCCATGGGCCCCACGATGGCGGCGTTCTCGCGCGAGTGAGCGTCGGGTGGTCGCAGCTCTCGGCACCGCGTCGGCCGGCACTGAGCTGACGTTCGGTCGTTCGCTGGTTCACGCGAAGCTCGCGAAGGGCCGCGAAGGTTCGCGAAGAACAGCAACAAAAATGCTTCTGCCGTTCTTCGCGATTCTTCGCGGCCCTTCGCGCGCTTCGCGTGAACCTACGGTCCAGCCGCTACCGAGGAGCCGTTACCGCCGAGCCGCTACCGCCGAACCGTTACCGCGGAGCCGTTACCGCGGAGCCGCTACCGCTTGCCCCGCGACTTGCGGGCCTTGCCGCTCGGCAGCGGTCCGCGAACGGTGCGGGCGCCGGCTGACGGGTCGAGGGCGATGCCCTTGGCCACGCTCATGGCACGGACCATGGTGGTCGAGAACGACGCGCTATTGGAGCCGGCGACCACGGTGCTGTTGTAGCCGACCGCGAACGCCCCGCCGATGCCGCTGGGGGCGCCGGTGACGCTCCAGAGCAAGTCCGTGGTGCCGGTGGTCAGGGCGTTCCACGAGGAGCCGTTGTAGCGCAAAAGCGTGCCCTGTTCGCCCGTGGCGTAGAGATCAGCGGCGTTCGGGCCCCAGACCGACGTGAGTACCCGGCTGCTGCCGGTCGAAATCGACGACCACGACGTGCCGCTCAGGGAGAACGCGACCCCGCTGCTCCCCGACGCCGCGGCGCCGACCGCGGTGGCGCCCGTGCCGCTCGACCAGACGCCGGCGAGCGTGCCCGTCGTGTTCACGTTGACGGTGCTCCAGCCACCAGTGCTCAGCCGGAGGGCCGCTCCATTCTCGCCCGTGGCGACGATCTCCGTGGGCGACGAACCGTGAATGGCCCACAGCGCATTGCTGCTCGTGGCGGCAACGGCCCACGACGAGCCGTTGTAGCGGACGACCTCACCCGCCGCCGTCACCGCGTACACATTCGATCCGCTGGTGCCCCACAGACCGTACACGCTGGCGGTGGACGGGAAGCTCATGGCCGTCCACGTTGCGCCATTGAAGCGCAGCATGGTGCCGTTGTCGCCGGCCGCGAAGGCTTCGGTGCTGCTGGCACCCCAGACCGCGTTCAGCGTGGCCGTGGTCGGCGTGGCCTGTCGCGCCCACACCGATCCGTTCCACCGATAGATGAATCCGAATTCGCCGACCGCCCACGCATTGGTGGCTGACGTCGTCCAGGCGTCGATCAGGTCGGGAGCCAGTCCGACCGTCTCCCACGTTCCGGTCGCGAGACGCTGTACGCTGCCGCGCTGTCCGCCCGCCCACACCTGACCGGCGGCGTCGGCCGACACCGCGAACATGCGCGGGGTGTACGGCGTGGTCACTCGGGTGAGCGTGCCACTGTTCAGCAGGAGCAAGCCATCATCGCTGGCGATATAGAGCCGCGTATCGCTGGCCGACACCGCGCTGACGGCATACAGGTCGGCCACGATGCCGTTGCTGTTCACGGTCGTCCAAGTACCGCCGCTGAACGACAGGATCGTGCCGAACGCGCCGACGGCCACCACGTTGGAGCTGGTAATGCCCGACACGCCGCTGAGTGACTCGGTGGTCGGGACCGTCTGACGCGACCAGCTGCCATTGCCGAAGCGAAGCACTTCGCCGTTCGCGCCCACCGCGAACGCGATGCCACCGCTCGCCCATACACTGTTCAGCGTCTGCGTCGATCCGGTGCTGTTGACGCTCCACGCCGACCCATTCCAGCGCAGCGCGGTGCCATTCTCGCCTACCGCGAAGCCGCTGATCGTGCTCTCCATGAACACGCTGTTCAAGCGGTTCGTGGTACCCGAGCTCTCGATGCTCCAGATCGAGCCATCGAAGTGGATCGTGACCCCGTTCGTGCCCACCGCCATGACGTTGCTGGACGACGATCCGTGCACGGCCAGGAATTGCGTTCCGTACGAGGCGCCGCGTACGGCGACCGACCAGGTGCTGCCATTCCACCGGAACACGTCACCCACGCTGTTGACCGCGAAGGCACTGTTGGCGTCGATCCCGCGCAGCGAGACGACATCTTCGTAGAGCGCGCCGCCGAGACGCGTGGCGGCCCACGTCGTTGCGAGGCCGTTGGACACCGACACGAAGGCGGTATCACGCATCGTGGTGTCGGCCACCGACTGCACGATAACGCTGGTGCTGCCGAGCGCGATCGCCGTGACCTGTCCGGCCGCGCTCACGCTGGCTACCGCGCTGTTCGAGCTGCGATAGGTCACCGCCGTCGACAATGGGGCATCTGCCACCACCGTCGGTACCAACTGCACGGTTTGTCCGGCCAGCATGGCCGACGTGCCGGGCGTGACGCTGACCGACCGCACGACAGCCGCGACCGTGATCGTGGACGTCGCGCGGCGCGAGGTATCCGCGACGGCGACGGCGCTGACTTCAGCCGACCCGACAGCGATACCGGTTACGACACCCGTTGCCGAGACCGTCGCGACTGAGGCATTACTGCTACGCCACGTGACGGCCGTGGTGGCGCCGTTCTCCGTGGTGACGTTTGCGACGATCGTACGCGTACCACCCACGCCGACGGTGGCCGCCGCCGGTGAAACACTCACCGCGGCCGCATAGCGCACGGTGAACAACGACGTGGCGCGCTTGGTCGTGTCGGCCGCGGAGATCGCGGTGATGATAGCCGTACCGGCCGACACCCCACTGACCAGCCCAGACGATGACACGGCGGCGACCGTGGCGTTGCTCGACCGCCAGATCACCAACTGCGAAGCGCCGGGATCAGCAGTAAAGTTGACGCCGAGTTGGCGTGTGTCGCCGGTGAAGATCGTGGCGGCGGCGGGCGTGATATCGAGATCGCGTACCACCGGCACGATCGTGACGGCGGCCGTGCCGCGGCGCGTGGTGTCGGCGACGGACACCGCGGTAATGAGCGTGCTGCCCACTGAGACGCCGGTAACGACACCGGTCGACGAGACCGTCACGACGGCGTTGTTCTGGCTGCGCCACGTGAGCGCGGTGCTGAGGCCGGGCTCGAGATTGACCGAAGCGGCGAGCGTGCGCTGCTCGCCGGTGCCCATCGACAACGTAGATGGTGCGATGGCGATCGAACCCGCCGACGTCACGGTCACCTGCGCGGTAGTGGTCACACGGACATCGCCGACGGCATTCACGCGAATGATGGTGTTGCCGGGCGCCACACCGGTCACGATACCCTGCGTGTTCACCGCCGCGATCGACGGATTGTCGGAGAGCCAGCGGAGATCCAGCAACGCGCCGGCGTCAGCATCGACCGTGGCGTTGAGCGGCAGCTGACCCCCGGCGATCACCGATACCGCCTGCGGCGCGATCGTGATCTTGCGAACGGCGAGTACGCCGACGCTGATCTCGAGCACCAGATCGCCGGTGCGGGCACGAATCGTCGCTCGGCCCGGCGCACGCGCCGTGACCATCGCGGTCGACCCACTTCCCGCGACATCGGCGATCGTGGCATCGGAGCTCGTCCAAGTGACCGGTACGCCGGCGATCGCGTTACCCGACCGGTCGCGGGCCGTGACCGTGATCGATTGCGACGCGCCGACGGCATTCAGATTGAGTGCGCCAGTCGAACTCTCGAAACGCGTGGGCGTACCGCCGGTGCCGTTGCCGGAACTACCCGTGACGCCATCGGCCGGCACGGCGCACGCGTGCAGACCGATGGCGAGCATCGATCCGAGCGTGACCGGCGAGATCCAACGGGCTGCGCGACGAAGCGTCGAGCGCGAGCCGTACTTGTTCGGGGAAACACGCATGAGAACAGCACGCACCAGCGAAGGTCGAAGCGCGCTGCTGTGGAATCACGGGTACATCCCCGTCAATATCCGCAGCGCACAATGTCATCCAACTCACACTTTGGACGACCGATGCCGACGCGCGGCATCATTTCGCGCAGGCGTTTGTCAGGGATATCACGGCACGGGCACCGCCGTTACAGCGGAGGCGTCCGGGACAGTTTTTCGTCCCGAACGCTCAAGTTTTTCACTCACCGTGCACAAAAAACAGTGTGATACGGATGAGCGAACGGCGCCGTGACCCAGGTCACCGCGCCGTTCGCCTTCGTCACGACCGTGACACCTGCCCGCGGTATCGCGAGGCGATCGCGAGGCTAGCGCGATGACTTGCGTTTGCGTGCGATGCCGTGTGGCTGCGGACCGCGGCGTACGCGAGCGGAAGCAGACGGCTCGAGTGACCCGAGTGCTGGCGCATCCGATGTCGCGCGAATGGCCGCACGAAACGCCGAGGATCCACTCGCGGCGACGATCGTGCTGTTGATGCCGACCGCAAATCCTGCGGACGCATTCGGTGCACCCGACACGCTCCACAGCAGGTCCGTCGTCCCGGTGGGCATCGACGTCCACGTATTGCCGTTGAAGCGCAGGATCGTACCGTTGTCGCCCGTTGCGTAGAGATCGAATTCACTCGGGCCCCAGAGCGCCGTGAGCGCTGGCGTCGCGCCCGGCTGCAGCGACGACCACGCGGTGCCGTTGTAGCGGTAGGCGATACCGGTCGTACCCGCGGCGTTCGCGCCGTCGGTGAACACGTTCGTGGCGGCCGTGAGCCAGATGCCGGCCAACGTGCCGGTGGCAGGTGCGGGGAGTGCCGTGAAGACCGCACCGTTCAGTCGCCAGACTGCGCCATTCTCGCCAGCGGCATACACGTCGGCCGCCGATGTCCCGTAGACCGCCCACAGCGGCGAAGGGGCGGTGGTCAGCAGCGTCCACGCCGATCCGTTGAAGCGATAGATCTCGCCGGCCTTCGTGGTCGCATACACGTTGCCGCCGTTCGTGCCCCAAAGCGCCGAAACCGTACTCACACTGGGAAAGGCCATCGGCACCCACGCGCTGCCGATCAGTCGCAGCATGATGCCCGATTCGCCGCCGATGAACCCCTCGCCGGTCGTGGTCGTCCACACGCTCGTGAGCGTAGCCTGCGTGGGCACCGTGACTTTGGTCCAGTTGCTGCCGTTCCAGCGATACACGAACCCGAACTCACCGACCGCCAACGCGTTATCGGCCGCGGCCGTCCACACGTCGAGCAGATCGGGCGCCAAATTGTTCGTGGTCCAGGTGGCCCCGCCACCGTCGGCACTGCGTAGCACCGATCCCCGTTCGCCACTCGTCCATGCGGTACCCGTGGCATCCACGCTCACACCAAACAGCTGCGGCGCATACGGGGTGCTCACCAGCGCTGCAGTGATGCCATCGAGCTGCGCGACACCGCCGTCGCCGACCAGATAGCGACGTCCACCGTTGGCGGCCGAGCCGCTCACGTGGTACAGGTTGCCGGCCAATCCGCCGACACCGAGCACCGACCACGCCGTGCCGTTCCAGCGCAGGAGCGTGCCGTTGGTGCCCACGATGACCACATCGGCGGCGCTGTTGCCGTGCACGCCGTACAGCAGCTCCGAGCTCGGCACCGCTACGCGCGCCCACGTGGCCCCCACGCGACGCAGGACTTCCGTATTCGCGCCCACGGCATACACCACGTTGTCGCCGCCCCAAACGCCGTTCAGGGTCTGCGTGGAGTTGGTGGTTTCCGTGCTCCATGTGTTGGTGGCCAGCTGCAGCACGGTACCGTTGTTGCCGGCCGCCCACGCCACGGTTTGGCTCTCTACCCAGACTGCGTTGAGCGTCTGGGTGGTGCCCGATGTCATCGCGCTCCACGCGGTGCCGTTCCAGCGCGCTATCGCACCGTTGGTGCCCACCGCGATGATGTTCGTGGCCGACGAGCCATGCAGCGCCAGATAATCGGCACTGTTCGACAGCGACAGCGTCCACGTGGTGCCGTTCCAGCGATAGACGTCGCCTTGCAGGTCGATGGCAAACACGTTCGCCGCGCTCACCGCGAAGATCGACAACAGATCGTCGCGCAACACACCGCCCAGTCGCGTCGCGCTCCACGCCGCGGCCAGTCGAGGCACGACATTCAGCGTCACCGTGTCGCGTTTCGTGCCATCGGCCACCGACGTGGCGGTGATCAGCGTGCTGCCCACGCTCACCGCGCTTACGACTCCCTGCGCCGAGATCGTGGCGACACCACCCGCGCTGGAGCTCCAGGTCACGCCGGTGGCGACACCGGGATCCGCACTGACGACGGCCGTGAGCGTGGTGCTGGTGCCGGGATTAATGCCGACGTTGCGCTGCGCAATGCTCACCGTGACCGGGCGCGCGGCTACGGTAATCGCACTGGTGGCGCGGCGCGTGGTATCGGCGGTGGAGAGTACCGTGACGGTGGTGCTGCCCAGCGCGATGGCGGTCACGAGGCCGGTGGCGCTCACAGTGGCGGCGGCCGGATTGCTGGAACGCCAGGTCACCGTCTGCACCGCACCGGCGTCGGCGGTGACCGTCGCGGTGAGTTGCTGTGAGGCGCTGATGAACAACGATGCCGTGGTCGGCGACACGGCGACGGTGCGCACGACGGGCACCACGTTGACGGTCACGGTCGCGCGCAGGGTGGTGTCTCCGACCGCAACGGCGGTGATGGTGGCCGTGCCCTGCGCCACACCCGACACCACGCCAGCAGCCGATACCGTGGCGATGGTGGCGGCACTGGTTCGCCACGTCACCGTGGTGGGAAGTCCGGCGTCGATTTGTACGGTGGCCTGCAGCGCCTGCGTCTGCGCCGTGCCCAGCGACACCGCGGTCGGACTGACGGTGATGTTGCGCGCCGCCTGCACCGTGATCGTGGCCGTCGTGCTCACGCGCGTGTCGGCCGCGGCCGTGGCGCGGATGGTGGCCGTGCCGATGCCGATGGCCGTGACAAGTCCGGTACTGTTCACCGTGGCCACGGTGGGTGACTCGCTGCTCCACGTCACGCCGGTGCCGGCGCCATTGATGGCATCGACGCCGGCGCTGAGCGATTGCGTTTCGCCCACGCGAATGGTGGCCGTGACGGGCGTGACGGTCACGCCGCGCACCGTGGGTGGATTCACGACGACCGGCGGCCCGGAGGGATCGCCGCCGCCACCGCACGCCGCCACCGCGAGCGTAAGCGCGACGGAGCGGACACGACGTAGGCTCGACGTGAAACGGATCCGGGAAGACGACAGGGCTGAGTGCATGGCGTGGCGAGAGTGACAGGCGAGCCGACCCGGACGACAGCGGGTACCCCGAGAGTCGGAGTACCCGCGGCTACTTACGCCGGCGGAATGGTGACCGTGCTGAATTCCTGCGTGTCGCGCGGCGCGGTCATGGCCGCCGGATTGAGGATCTCGTCGAGCTGCTCGCGCGTGAGCAGCTTGCGCTCGAGCACCAGGTCGAAGACGCCGCGTCCACTGGCGAGGGCCGTCTTCGCAATGTCGGTCGCGATTTCATAACCGAGCACGGGCACCAACGCCGTCACGATGCCGATCGAATGCTCCACGAAGTAACGCATGCGGTCGGCATTGGCGGTGATGCCGGTTACGCACCGCTCACGCAGCACGAGGCACGCGTTGCGCAGCATGTCGATGCCGCGCAGCAATCGATACGCGATCACGGGCTCGAACGCGTTGAGCTGCAGCTGCCCCGCTTCGGCCGCCATCGTGACCGTGACGTCGCCGCCGATCACTTCGAAGCACACCTGATTCACGACTTCGGGAATGACCGGGTTCACCTTGCCCGGCATGATCGACGAGCCAGGCTGCATCGCCGGCAGGTTGATCTCGCCGAATCCGGCTCGCGGCCCCGACGACAGCAGGCGCAGATCGTTGCAGATCTTCGACAGCTTGGTAGCCGTGCGCTTCATGACGCCCGAGAGCTGCACGAAGGCGCCCGTGTCGCTGGTTGCTTCCACCAGGTCGAACGCCGTGATCACGGGGACCTCGGCGATCACGGCGAGATGTTTGCACGCCAGCGCCGCATAGCCCGGCGGCGCATTGATCCCGGTGCCGATCGCGGTCGCGCCAAGATTGATCTCGCGAATCAACGACTGGGCTTCGCCCAGGCGGTCCACGTCTTCCTGCAGGGTATGCGAAAAGGCCATGAACTCCTGACCGAGCGTCATCGGCACCGCATCCTGCATCTGCGTGCGCCCCATCTTGATCAGCGGCGCGAACTCGACGCCCTTGGCGCCGAAGGCATCCGCCAGGCGCGCCAATTCAATGCGGAAGCCCGACAGGCTCTTGTGCAGCGCAATGCGCACCGCCGTGGGATACACGTCGTTGGTGGACTGGCTGAGATTGACGTGATCGTTGGGTGAGATCACGTCATACGCGCCACGTTGCTGATTGCTGAGCTCGAGCGCGCGATTCGCGATCACTTCGTTGGCGTTCATGTTGGTGGAGGTGCCGGCCCCTCCCTGAATCATGTCTACCAGAAAGTGCTCGTGATGACGGCCGGCGCGTATTTCGCGGGCGGCGCGGATAATCACATCGGCATGCTCCTGTTCCAGCAGACCGAGTTCGAGGTTGGTTTGCGCGGCCGCCTCTTTCACTGCCGCCAACGACTCGATCAGCACCGGGAATTCTCGAAGTGGAATGCCGGTGATGGGGAAATTCTCGAGCGCGCGCAGCGTCTGCACGCCGTACAGCGCTTCATAGGGCACGTCGCGCTCGCCAAGCAGGTCGTGTTCCTGGCGGGTGCGGTGGCCGCCGAAGCCAAGCGTGCGGCCGCGGCCCACGAGTGTGGCATCGGCACGGCGCAGACGTGCCGAAATCGCGCGAGCGGCACGGGCCACCAGCGCTGCGTAGAGCTGCGGCGCTTCACGCGTGATGTCGTCGAGCTGATCGCGGGCCAGCACCATCGCGGTGCCCGGCATGATCACGCGCGCGGTGGTGCCGTGGGCGGAGTCATCGAGCAGCAGGCCTTCACCGACCGCTTCGCCGGCACCCAGGGTGACGAGGCGCGTGGTGCGACCATCCGACGACTTCTCGATGGCGACGGCACCGCTCAACAAGATCGCGAAGCGCTGGCGGGCTTCGCCTTCGTTGAAAATGGTGTCGTCAGGGACGAGCGTGAGCGGCGTGACGTGCCGCGAAAGCTTCCAGAGGTGCGCGTCGGTGAAGCCCTCGAGAAACGAGGTCGCGCGCAGCGCATCGGCGATTTCGGCCGGAGTGGTCATGGGGGGGAGTAAAGGTAGGATGCTACTGTAAAGAAGGTGCCCGACAAACCTGCCTCTCGCCACCAGTCGCTTGCTGCGATATCGTCGGTTTGATCACCAGAAGACCATTCGTGGTACCCTGTCGTCACCCGACCCTGTTCCGGAGCCTCACGTGCCTTTGTCCCGTCGCGACTTTCTCGAGCGCTCCGCTGCGCTGGCCGCAGCCGGCTTCGTTCCCCGTCTGCCCGACGACTTCGGGCAGGAACTGGGCCACACGGCGTCGGCGCCGGCCACGATCCCCGAATTCCGCGGGCGCCCGTTGGTGGTGTCGTCGTCGAACGGCATCAAGGGCGTGAAGGTCGCCTACGACAAGATGCTGACCGGCGAAGACCCGCTGGACGCCGCGATCGCCGGCGTGAATCTAGTGGAGCTCGATCCCACCGATCAGTCGGTGGGGCTGGGCGGATTGCCAAACGAGGAAGGCGTGGTCCAGCTCGATGCGTCGTGTATGCATGGCCCGACGCGCCGCGCCGGCTCGGTGGCGGCGATCGAGGGGATCGCCACGCCGTCGCTGGTGGCCAAGGCGGTCATGGACTACACCGATCACGTCATGCTGGTGGGCGCCGGTGCCACGAAGTTCGCCAAGGCGATGGGCTTCAAGGAGCAGAATCTGCTCACCGAGCAGTCGCGCCAGGACTGGATGCGCTGGAAGTCGCGATTGAACGCCAACGACGCGTGGCTCAATCACGACGAGGACATCAAGATCAAGTTCACGACGGGTACGATCAACATGAACGCCGTGAACGGCGCGGGAGACATCGGATCGGTGACCACCACCAGCGGCATGGCGTGGAAGGTGCCCGGCCGCATCGGCGACTCGCCGGTGATCGGCGCCGGGCAGTACTGCGACAACCTGGTCGGCGCCGCCGGCAGCACGGGACGCGGCGAGGCCAACATCAAGACCTGCGCGTCGTTCCTGATCGTGGAGTTCATGCGCCAGGGGCTGACGCCCGAGGCGGCCTGTCTCAAGACCCTCGAGCGGGTCGTGGCCATGACGGAAGCCCGCCTGATGGGCCCCAACGGCCGCCCCAAGTTCGATCTCGAGTTCTACGCCCTCACCAAGGACGGACGCTTCGGCGGTGCCACGCTG contains the following coding sequences:
- a CDS encoding N(4)-(beta-N-acetylglucosaminyl)-L-asparaginase, giving the protein MPLSRRDFLERSAALAAAGFVPRLPDDFGQELGHTASAPATIPEFRGRPLVVSSSNGIKGVKVAYDKMLTGEDPLDAAIAGVNLVELDPTDQSVGLGGLPNEEGVVQLDASCMHGPTRRAGSVAAIEGIATPSLVAKAVMDYTDHVMLVGAGATKFAKAMGFKEQNLLTEQSRQDWMRWKSRLNANDAWLNHDEDIKIKFTTGTINMNAVNGAGDIGSVTTTSGMAWKVPGRIGDSPVIGAGQYCDNLVGAAGSTGRGEANIKTCASFLIVEFMRQGLTPEAACLKTLERVVAMTEARLMGPNGRPKFDLEFYALTKDGRFGGATLYSGGKFAVCDEKGARLEEMAYLFKR